From Astyanax mexicanus isolate ESR-SI-001 chromosome 13, AstMex3_surface, whole genome shotgun sequence, the proteins below share one genomic window:
- the LOC125780659 gene encoding uncharacterized protein LOC125780659 produces the protein MRTLLLLTLVLGTIVAAPDVISPGPTSGVVLRDNSGLLITNCRLHTQRVFVRLNPEEVCKKNFPDWSRQVGWAGHWWVREAVSHAERDTTHMLQQLQKFAVTQSELNGAQKRSKRFLAGLLTAAAAVGSLLGVGTSAVNAVGLATVRRNVGELQAELPHIKDQIDTQQRQLQAIGQTLQGTIVVLNTHTVALNKTLQTITSLTRAIQTDMAHIQVINMLLNDMLQEVGSSVDSLAMGKIPAYLVPLTLVQEILSRATREEVTDLQAHLAYTLGSAVPLYVNPENREVAFLVNLPIIAAENIYRLKEVVNVGFWQKEAHIKIQTPTLVAYQDINPGLYLAPNLRMCTRSKDIHYLCPSKPFTREGAGNLCGLKPMLTKDQCPATVTHRYQQVETQVEIVGSRWLVNTAAREAVLSYDQHDIDERIPLPEQTFWVDVPPGATLHVGEWSLYHLVPDQYESEIEVSDFFTTHSLELSPDTLGRIQYEGPQSIDLTPINNVLKEIEARPTWTVQPVRYSWSLPDTLLAVLVCLGYVATFGITCFYRRKTVKLQRQMDSWSGKVVRFVRRRRGGQEVSVETQEDATDEPMQVAAVREVV, from the coding sequence ATGAGGACTCTCCTGCTCCTGACGCTCGTGCTGGGGACGATCGTCGCGGCCCCTGATGTGATCTCCCCCGGACCTACCTCAGGAGTAGTTCTTAGGGATAATTCGGGACTACTAATCACAAACTGCCGGTTACATACCCAAAGGGTGTTTGTACGACTGAACCCGGAGGAAGTATGTAAAAAGAACTTCCCTGATTGGTCCCGCCAAGTGGGGTGGGCTGGGCATTGGTGGGTACGAGAGGCAGTAAGCCATGCCGAACGAGACACCACCCACATGCTACAACAGCTGCAAAAATTTGCGGTCACACAGTCTGAACTGAATGGGGCTCAAAAGAGATCCAAACGGTTTCTTGCAGGTTTATTAACTGCTGCCGCCGCTGTAGGCTCACTCCTTGGCGTCGGCACATCCGCTGTTAATGCCGTGGGCCTAGCCACGGTCCGCCGTAATGTAGGGGAACTACAGGCAGAACTACCACACATCAAGGACCAAATAGACACCCAACAGAGACAGCTACAAGCAATTGGACAAACTTTACAGGGTACCATTGTGGTCCTCAATACCCACACGGTAGCTTTAAACAAAACTCTGCAAACGATCACCTCCCTGACCCGGGCAATCCAGACAGATATGGCTCACATCCAAGTGATTAACATGCTTTTGAATGACATGCTACAGGAAGTGGGATCCTCAGTAGACAGTCTAGCTATGGGCAAGATACCAGCTTATCTGGTGCCTTTAACCCTGGTACAGGAAATCCTCAGTCGGGCTACCCGAGAGGAAGTTACTGATCTCCAAGCACATTTAGCCTATACACTCGGAAGTGCAGTACCTCTTTATGTCAATCCAGAAAATAGAGAAGTAGCTTTTCTGGTCAACTTACCTATAATAGCTGCGGAAAACATTTATCGCTTAAAAGAAGTggtaaatgttgggttttggcAAAAAGAAGCACACATCAAAATTCAGACTCCGACCTTGGTAGCTTACCAAGACATCAATCCTGGACTTTATCTGGCCCCAAATTTGCGCATGTGTACCCGGTCCAAGGATATACACTATCTCTGTCCCAGTAAACCGTTCACTCGAGAGGGTGCCGGCAATCTTTGTGGCCTTAAGCCCATGCTCACTAAGGACCAGTGTCCTGCCACTGTCACTCATAGGTACCAACAGGTCGAGACTCAGGTTGAAATCGTAGGGAGCCGGTGGTTGGTAAATACTGCGGCACGGGAAGCGGTGTTGTCCTATGACCAGCATGATATCGATGAACGTATTCCCCTTCCGGAACAAACATTTTGGGTAGACGTACCACCTGGGGCTACTCTGCATGTTGGGGAATGGTCCCTGTACCACTTAGTACCTGATCAATATGAGAGTGAAATTGAGGTGTCTGATTTCTTTACTACCCACTCCTTAGAACTCAGCCCTGACACCCTTGGTCGGATACAGTATGAGGGTCCCCAGTCTATCGATTTGACCCCCATCAATAATGTCTTAAAAGAGATCGAGGCACGTCCCACATGGACAGTCCAACCTGTAAGATACTCCTGGTCATTGCCCGATACCTTGTTAGCTGTGCTGGTATGTCTGGGGTATGTAGCAACCTTTGGTATAACGTGTTTTTATCGTAGGAAGACCGTGAAGCTACAGAGACAAATGGATTCATGGTCGGGTAAGGTGGTTAGATTTGTGAGACGTAGAAGGGGGGGTCAAGAAGTGTCAGTGGAAACTCAGGAGGACGCAACTGATGAACCTATGCAGGTAGCTGCAGTAAGGGAAGTGGTTTAG